One window of the Halorussus sp. MSC15.2 genome contains the following:
- a CDS encoding electron transfer flavoprotein subunit beta/FixA family protein: MHSVVLTKGVPDFREGQVSFDEDGHLERGATPTVMNPNDEFALEAALQTKVKRGGTVSVMSMGPPGYESVLEEAMGVYADDLYLLSDREMAAADTWSTSITLSAGIEKMETEPDLVFAGFKTADGETGQTGPQTSWCLDRPIVTHVISVEIDEAAGRLRAKRLVEGDVDEIETVEAPLPAFVVTDPEFEPSYRRAEHRLRHKRLKAETEERVEEYEDHLTTWSAEDLDLDPDFIGLDGSPTIVSGVDPIPKAPSEREATMVEPGDEAAMEEVVEEMRPLAGGD; the protein is encoded by the coding sequence ATGCACTCGGTAGTGTTGACGAAAGGCGTCCCCGACTTCCGAGAGGGACAGGTGTCGTTCGACGAAGACGGCCACCTCGAACGCGGCGCGACCCCCACGGTGATGAACCCCAACGACGAGTTCGCGCTGGAGGCCGCGCTCCAGACCAAGGTCAAGCGCGGCGGGACCGTGAGCGTGATGAGCATGGGACCACCGGGTTACGAGAGCGTACTGGAGGAGGCGATGGGCGTGTACGCAGACGACCTCTACCTGCTGTCGGACCGCGAGATGGCCGCGGCCGACACGTGGTCCACGTCCATCACCCTCTCGGCGGGCATCGAGAAGATGGAGACCGAACCGGACCTCGTGTTCGCGGGGTTCAAGACCGCGGACGGCGAGACCGGCCAGACCGGCCCCCAGACGAGTTGGTGTCTCGACCGGCCCATCGTGACCCACGTCATCTCCGTGGAGATAGACGAGGCGGCGGGGCGACTCCGCGCGAAGCGACTCGTGGAGGGCGACGTGGACGAGATAGAGACCGTCGAGGCTCCCCTGCCCGCGTTCGTCGTGACCGACCCCGAGTTCGAACCGTCCTACCGGCGGGCCGAGCATCGACTCCGGCACAAGCGACTGAAGGCCGAGACCGAGGAGCGCGTCGAGGAGTACGAGGACCACCTCACGACGTGGAGCGCCGAGGACCTCGACCTCGACCCGGACTTCATCGGACTCGACGGGTCGCCCACCATCGTCTCGGGCGTGGACCCGATTCCGAAGGCTCCCTCCGAGCGCGAGGCGACGATGGTCGAACCCGGCGACGAGGCGGCCATGGAGGAGGTCGTCGAGGAGATGCGACCCCTCGCGGGAGGTGACTGA
- a CDS encoding polymer-forming cytoskeletal protein: MPLGSDPLDELSIPDGTTVEEHDLVTDGDIIVGGQSTVEFGVRGHNVIAGERVQFGGHIEAEADCRLDMWSDIEDNVLVGRDAYLGERVHIGGRLMVSGDLDIGDDVDIEEGFEANGWIVIRNPMPTIVFVFVYLQQLLRIGEEEAAEEVMSELLENEEVEAEPVVVPRNGHVSDDSWRVSTPATIGDDCRLHGNIRAESIEVGKRNDVFGSLRARGDISVAEGTVIHGDVTTRNGTVELADDVEIRGDVSCEDLHFHDGAIVDGTMRASGQMSMVQGGTHERIAADGDGGRKRFHGDRPGTDDISNDGHRDGDDGSSDTSEGPDEIDGAETVDTDETNTTETAENAVTDETEDLDGPESPNEPEDSDRTETRSEPDERGDDSDVENVSEEEPDSARAVDAESEANSDGESVDAAEFDFETDE, encoded by the coding sequence GTGCCGCTTGGTTCGGACCCGTTGGACGAACTCTCGATTCCGGACGGAACCACCGTCGAGGAACACGACCTCGTGACCGACGGCGACATCATCGTCGGCGGTCAAAGTACGGTCGAGTTCGGCGTCCGCGGTCACAACGTCATCGCGGGCGAGCGCGTGCAGTTCGGCGGCCACATCGAGGCCGAAGCCGACTGCCGCCTCGACATGTGGTCGGACATCGAAGACAACGTCCTCGTCGGACGCGACGCCTACCTCGGCGAACGCGTCCACATCGGCGGTCGCCTGATGGTGAGTGGCGACCTCGACATCGGCGACGACGTGGACATCGAGGAGGGGTTCGAGGCGAACGGGTGGATAGTCATCCGCAACCCCATGCCGACCATCGTGTTCGTCTTCGTCTACCTCCAGCAACTCCTCCGAATCGGCGAGGAGGAGGCCGCCGAAGAGGTCATGTCCGAACTGCTCGAGAACGAGGAGGTCGAGGCAGAACCCGTCGTCGTCCCGCGAAACGGCCACGTCAGCGACGACTCGTGGCGCGTCTCGACGCCGGCGACCATCGGCGACGACTGCCGACTCCACGGCAACATCCGCGCGGAGTCCATCGAGGTCGGGAAGCGCAACGACGTGTTCGGCAGTCTGCGAGCGCGAGGCGACATCTCGGTCGCCGAGGGGACGGTTATCCACGGGGACGTGACCACCCGAAACGGGACGGTCGAACTCGCTGACGACGTGGAGATTCGGGGCGACGTCTCCTGCGAGGACCTCCACTTCCACGACGGCGCGATAGTAGACGGAACGATGCGCGCCAGCGGGCAGATGTCCATGGTGCAGGGCGGAACCCACGAGCGAATCGCCGCCGACGGCGACGGCGGCAGAAAGCGATTTCACGGCGACCGCCCGGGAACCGACGATATCTCGAACGACGGCCACCGTGACGGCGACGACGGGAGTTCTGACACGAGCGAGGGTCCCGACGAGATTGACGGGGCAGAGACGGTCGATACTGACGAAACGAATACGACAGAGACGGCTGAGAACGCCGTTACCGATGAGACCGAGGACCTCGATGGACCCGAAAGCCCCAACGAACCCGAGGACTCCGACAGGACCGAGACCCGTTCTGAACCCGACGAACGCGGAGACGACTCGGATGTAGAGAACGTCTCCGAGGAGGAACCCGATTCTGCGAGAGCGGTCGATGCGGAGAGCGAGGCTAATTCCGACGGCGAGAGCGTAGACGCCGCCGAGTTCGACTTCGAGACCGACGAGTGA
- a CDS encoding DUF5800 family protein — MTTLAFDEDGVDVVYEGTEFRLSKDLIEGATGKSYFDVTDHEVLKIVEKNPDLSGQARRIGDIIR, encoded by the coding sequence ATGACGACGCTCGCATTCGACGAGGACGGCGTGGACGTGGTGTACGAGGGGACGGAGTTCCGACTCTCGAAGGACCTCATCGAGGGAGCGACCGGCAAGTCCTACTTCGACGTGACCGACCACGAGGTACTCAAAATCGTCGAGAAGAACCCGGACCTGTCCGGTCAAGCCCGCCGCATCGGCGATATCATCAGGTAG
- a CDS encoding bile acid:sodium symporter family protein — MSALDTVRRVSDFANRYFVVWVLAASGVALAVPSAFTWIEPYITPLLGVIMLGMGLTLQPDDFRRLVEQPRDVAIGAVTQWVVMPVAAYALTVALSLPTELAIGVVLVGAAPGGTASNVMTYLGKGDVALSVAITTVTTLAAPIVMPAWVVFLAGEQLNVTFAQMFSSIVQVVFLPVVAGFALRYVLDREAPDIAEAGLDVFPAVSVVAIVAIVAAVVGLSKATILTAGAAVAVAVVAHNAIGLGTGYGVGRLTGMSEDRTRTCAFEVGLQNSGLAVALATSFFSPAAALPPALFSVWHNVTGPALASYFSRNEPASNESVARVPGDD; from the coding sequence GTGAGCGCTCTCGACACCGTTCGCCGCGTCAGTGATTTCGCGAATCGGTACTTCGTGGTCTGGGTGTTGGCGGCCTCCGGTGTAGCGCTGGCCGTCCCGTCGGCGTTCACGTGGATAGAACCGTACATCACGCCGCTTCTGGGCGTCATCATGCTCGGGATGGGGCTGACGCTCCAACCCGACGACTTCCGGCGGTTGGTCGAACAACCGCGAGACGTCGCTATCGGGGCGGTCACGCAGTGGGTCGTCATGCCCGTGGCGGCGTACGCACTCACCGTCGCGCTGTCGCTGCCGACCGAACTCGCCATCGGCGTCGTTCTCGTCGGGGCCGCGCCGGGCGGCACCGCCTCGAACGTGATGACGTATCTCGGCAAGGGCGACGTGGCGCTCTCGGTCGCCATCACCACCGTGACCACGCTCGCCGCGCCCATCGTCATGCCGGCGTGGGTGGTCTTCCTCGCGGGCGAGCAGTTGAACGTCACCTTCGCACAGATGTTCTCCAGCATCGTGCAGGTGGTGTTCCTGCCGGTCGTCGCCGGGTTCGCGCTCCGGTACGTCCTCGACCGGGAGGCACCCGATATCGCCGAGGCCGGTCTCGACGTGTTCCCGGCGGTCAGCGTCGTCGCCATCGTGGCCATCGTCGCGGCGGTCGTGGGTCTGAGCAAGGCGACCATCCTCACCGCGGGCGCGGCGGTCGCGGTGGCGGTGGTCGCGCACAACGCTATCGGTCTCGGTACCGGTTACGGCGTGGGACGGCTTACCGGGATGTCGGAGGACCGCACACGGACCTGCGCGTTCGAGGTCGGTCTCCAGAACAGCGGTCTCGCCGTGGCACTGGCGACTTCGTTCTTCTCGCCCGCCGCGGCGCTCCCGCCAGCGCTGTTCAGCGTCTGGCACAACGTGACCGGTCCGGCGCTGGCCTCGTACTTCTCGCGCAACGAACCGGCGTCGAACGAGTCTGTCGCCCGCGTCCCGGGCGACGACTGA
- a CDS encoding proteasome-activating nucleotidase, whose amino-acid sequence MTDTVEDVELPYDEESASQQDKIEALQERLEVLESQNEEMRDKLLDANAENNKYQQKLERLTHENKKLKQSPLFVATVQELTDDGVIIKQHGNNQEAVTEVTDEMREDLEPDDRVAVNNSLSIVKTLENETDVRARVMQVEESPEVTYEDIGGLEEQMKEVRETVEMPLESPEMFGEVGIDPPSGVLLYGPPGTGKTMLAKAVANQTDATFIKMAGSELVHKFIGEGAKLVRDLFEVARQHEPAVLFIDEIDAIAAKRTDSKTSGDAEVQRTMMQLLSEMDGFEERGDIRIIAATNRFDMLDRAILRPGRFDRLIEVPKPNLEGREKIFRIHTRDMNVSDDVDFDKLAKDAEDASGADIKAICTEAGMFAIRDDRTEIRMEDFENAKAKIDAEDEDEEISKTFA is encoded by the coding sequence ATGACCGACACTGTGGAAGACGTCGAACTCCCCTACGACGAGGAGAGCGCGTCCCAGCAGGACAAAATCGAAGCCCTTCAAGAGCGGTTGGAGGTTCTGGAGTCGCAAAACGAAGAGATGCGTGACAAGCTTCTGGATGCGAACGCCGAGAACAACAAGTACCAGCAGAAGCTCGAACGGCTGACGCACGAGAACAAGAAACTCAAGCAGTCGCCGCTGTTCGTCGCCACGGTGCAGGAACTCACCGACGACGGCGTCATTATCAAACAGCACGGCAACAATCAAGAGGCGGTCACCGAAGTGACCGACGAGATGCGCGAGGACCTCGAACCCGACGACCGGGTCGCGGTCAACAACTCGCTGTCCATCGTGAAGACGCTGGAGAACGAGACCGACGTCCGCGCTCGCGTCATGCAGGTCGAGGAGAGTCCCGAGGTCACCTACGAGGACATCGGTGGTCTCGAAGAGCAGATGAAGGAGGTTCGCGAGACGGTCGAGATGCCCCTCGAGAGTCCCGAGATGTTCGGCGAGGTCGGTATCGACCCGCCGAGCGGTGTCCTGCTCTACGGTCCGCCGGGGACCGGCAAGACGATGCTGGCGAAGGCCGTCGCCAACCAGACCGACGCCACCTTCATCAAGATGGCCGGGTCGGAACTGGTCCACAAGTTCATCGGCGAGGGCGCGAAACTCGTTCGTGACCTCTTCGAGGTCGCTCGCCAGCACGAACCCGCCGTGCTCTTCATCGACGAAATCGACGCCATCGCGGCCAAGCGCACCGACTCGAAGACTTCGGGCGACGCCGAGGTCCAGCGTACGATGATGCAACTCCTCAGCGAGATGGACGGCTTCGAGGAGCGCGGTGACATCCGCATCATCGCCGCGACCAACCGCTTCGACATGCTCGACCGCGCCATCCTCCGCCCCGGCCGGTTCGACCGTCTCATCGAAGTGCCCAAGCCCAACCTCGAAGGCCGCGAGAAGATATTCCGCATCCACACTCGCGACATGAACGTCAGCGACGACGTGGACTTCGACAAGTTGGCCAAGGACGCCGAGGACGCTTCGGGCGCGGACATCAAGGCCATCTGTACCGAGGCCGGGATGTTCGCCATCCGCGACGACCGGACCGAAATCCGGATGGAGGACTTCGAGAACGCCAAGGCGAAGATAGACGCCGAGGACGAGGACGAGGAAATCTCGAAGACGTTCGCCTGA
- a CDS encoding helix-turn-helix domain-containing protein, translating to MSASETARPEEGRLTGENVTEEIRDLPPSAKLVAKVLEYNDTMTQSQIAEESLLPDRTVRYALNRLDDEGIVTSRFSFSDARKRLYTLDLE from the coding sequence ATGAGTGCGTCAGAAACTGCTCGACCCGAGGAAGGTCGCCTGACGGGGGAGAACGTGACCGAAGAGATACGCGACCTGCCGCCGAGCGCCAAACTCGTCGCCAAGGTCTTGGAGTACAACGACACGATGACCCAGAGCCAAATCGCCGAGGAGTCGCTGCTGCCCGACCGGACGGTCCGGTACGCGCTGAACCGACTGGACGACGAGGGAATCGTCACCTCCCGGTTCTCCTTCTCTGACGCTCGGAAACGCCTCTACACCCTAGACCTCGAATAA
- a CDS encoding ABC transporter ATP-binding protein, whose product MAELTLDGVTKWFDDGGDRIVAVNDATVEIEDGEFLVLVGPSGCGKSTTLRMVAGLETVSQGDIRLGGHSITNEPPTARDIAMVFQSYALYPHMTVRENMSFGLEESTDMPDDEIAAQVEQTAAMMGIAELLDRKPGELSGGQQQRVALGRAIVRDPEVFLMDEPLSNLDAKLRSQMRTELQRLQEELDVTTMYVTHDQTEAMTMGDRIAILNDGELQQVGTPLECYHEPENVFVAGFIGEPSMNFFDVDLEGDSLVAEEFEYALSDDVLADVEGHDRLVLGIRPEDIELVGEGDGPHDFRTQVDVVEPMGNENNVYLSFSSAVGGESPDDDVETFIATVSGMRNVESGQEVVARIPEEAIHVFDRDTGEALHNRELERTEVAQANF is encoded by the coding sequence ATGGCGGAACTGACCCTAGACGGGGTAACGAAGTGGTTCGACGACGGCGGCGACCGTATCGTCGCGGTCAACGACGCCACCGTCGAAATCGAGGACGGCGAGTTCCTCGTGCTGGTCGGTCCCTCGGGCTGTGGCAAGTCCACGACGCTCAGGATGGTCGCCGGACTGGAGACGGTCTCGCAGGGCGACATCCGACTCGGCGGTCACTCGATTACCAACGAACCGCCGACGGCGAGGGACATCGCCATGGTGTTCCAGTCGTACGCGCTCTACCCCCACATGACCGTGCGGGAGAACATGAGCTTCGGGCTGGAGGAGTCCACCGACATGCCCGACGACGAAATCGCCGCGCAGGTCGAGCAGACCGCCGCGATGATGGGCATCGCCGAGTTGCTCGACCGCAAACCCGGCGAGTTGTCGGGCGGTCAGCAACAGCGGGTCGCCCTCGGACGCGCCATCGTGCGCGACCCCGAGGTGTTCCTGATGGACGAACCCCTCTCGAATCTGGACGCGAAACTCCGCTCACAGATGCGGACGGAACTCCAGCGGTTACAGGAGGAACTGGACGTGACGACGATGTACGTCACTCACGACCAGACAGAGGCGATGACCATGGGCGACCGCATCGCCATCCTCAACGACGGCGAACTCCAGCAGGTCGGTACGCCGCTGGAGTGTTACCACGAACCGGAGAACGTCTTCGTCGCGGGGTTCATCGGCGAACCGTCGATGAACTTCTTCGACGTGGACCTGGAGGGCGACAGCCTCGTCGCCGAGGAGTTCGAGTACGCCCTCTCGGACGACGTTCTCGCCGACGTGGAGGGCCACGACCGACTCGTCCTCGGCATCCGACCCGAGGACATCGAACTCGTCGGCGAGGGCGACGGTCCCCACGACTTCCGGACGCAGGTGGACGTCGTCGAACCGATGGGCAACGAGAACAACGTCTACCTGTCGTTCTCCAGCGCAGTCGGCGGGGAGTCACCGGACGACGACGTAGAGACGTTCATCGCCACCGTCTCCGGGATGCGGAACGTCGAGAGCGGACAGGAAGTCGTCGCGCGAATCCCCGAGGAGGCGATTCACGTCTTCGACCGCGACACGGGTGAGGCGTTGCACAACCGCGAGTTAGAGCGGACCGAAGTCGCACAGGCGAACTTCTAA
- a CDS encoding carbohydrate ABC transporter permease: MSSPPANPNPEDHTRRERIERAMRETDRNRVALYAVLAGLVGFYLAPLEAGLMTAFKTTEAFNRTVPFLPPIFGGFTFEPWQIAFDAMSGALINSLLLAIPGTVLSAGLGSIAAYGLTTIDWKYQMPLVALFVAGIFIPYQAVLVPLSRLYAIVNTQELLSFLWGLPLMHDHYASIINLIVTHVAYGIPITFLLFRGYYRSLSDDMIEAARLDGASVFSIYRNIVLPLSKPMFAVTLIYQFTQIWNDLLFALVILPSGGGAAAPVTIALNSLTGGIVESFNTQMAGAFVAALPTLLVYVMFGEQFAKGVAGET; the protein is encoded by the coding sequence ATGAGCAGTCCGCCAGCCAATCCGAATCCGGAGGACCACACGCGCAGGGAGCGAATCGAGCGTGCGATGCGAGAGACCGACCGAAACAGAGTGGCGCTCTACGCCGTTCTCGCCGGTCTGGTCGGGTTCTACCTCGCACCGCTGGAAGCGGGGCTGATGACCGCCTTCAAGACGACCGAAGCGTTCAACCGGACGGTCCCGTTCCTCCCGCCCATCTTCGGCGGGTTCACGTTCGAACCGTGGCAGATAGCGTTCGACGCGATGTCCGGCGCGCTGATAAACAGCCTCCTGCTGGCGATTCCGGGAACCGTCCTCTCGGCGGGTCTCGGGAGCATCGCCGCGTACGGACTGACGACCATCGACTGGAAGTACCAGATGCCGCTGGTCGCGCTGTTCGTCGCGGGCATCTTCATCCCGTATCAGGCGGTGCTAGTGCCGCTGTCGAGGCTCTACGCCATCGTGAACACGCAGGAACTGCTGTCGTTCCTCTGGGGACTCCCGCTGATGCACGACCACTACGCGAGCATCATCAACCTCATCGTGACACACGTCGCGTACGGGATTCCCATCACGTTCCTGCTGTTCCGGGGGTACTACCGGTCGCTCTCGGACGACATGATAGAGGCGGCGAGACTCGACGGTGCCAGCGTGTTCAGCATCTACCGCAACATCGTCCTGCCGCTCTCGAAGCCGATGTTCGCGGTGACGCTCATCTACCAGTTCACCCAGATATGGAACGACCTGCTGTTCGCGCTGGTCATCCTGCCGTCGGGCGGCGGCGCGGCCGCCCCGGTGACTATCGCACTCAACAGCCTCACGGGCGGTATCGTGGAGTCGTTCAACACGCAGATGGCGGGCGCGTTCGTCGCGGCCCTGCCGACGCTGCTGGTGTACGTCATGTTTGGCGAACAGTTCGCGAAAGGAGTCGCGGGAGAAACGTAG
- a CDS encoding carbohydrate ABC transporter permease, giving the protein MQRLRDVLRRTTPGENDTSGEPRTDGGEPTHGPRPSSERNPGGGEQTADSGGSSALRTDGGATVSGEPTESESRTGRSLLSSDFVQSLPFWLPPFLLMGFFVYGAIGWNLVISLTDFEGLLLPEYAISEFDLEMYRQAFSDPSFWTAAQNTLVLLVAFTAVCLLVGLLLAILVDQEIRFENTFRTIYLLPMSLSFVVTAKFWAWMYNPEIGLVNVTLRQFGLDFLTMQWISNPDTKLAAVIFALIWQFSGYAMVVYLAGLRAIPTSHYEAAKVDGASTVKMYWRVILPQLRASTMSAAVVLMVFALKAFDFLYVMFGNNPGPAADILATLMFREAFGSNNWAYGSAIAIVLFGMALAVVTPYLYSEYRRGEL; this is encoded by the coding sequence ATGCAACGACTCAGAGACGTACTCCGACGGACAACCCCCGGAGAAAACGATACGAGCGGGGAGCCTCGGACGGACGGCGGTGAGCCGACTCACGGTCCGCGACCCTCGTCAGAACGCAATCCCGGAGGCGGCGAGCAGACCGCGGATTCCGGCGGTTCGTCGGCGCTTCGCACCGACGGCGGAGCGACCGTCAGCGGCGAACCGACCGAATCCGAGTCACGGACCGGGCGGTCGCTCCTGTCGAGCGACTTCGTCCAGTCGTTACCGTTCTGGTTGCCGCCGTTCCTGTTGATGGGTTTCTTCGTCTACGGAGCTATCGGGTGGAACCTCGTCATCTCGCTGACCGACTTCGAGGGGCTACTGCTGCCGGAGTACGCGATTTCGGAGTTCGACCTCGAGATGTACCGTCAGGCGTTCTCGGACCCGTCGTTCTGGACCGCGGCCCAGAACACGCTGGTCCTGTTGGTGGCGTTCACCGCGGTCTGCCTGCTCGTCGGCCTGCTGCTGGCCATCCTCGTGGACCAAGAGATTCGGTTCGAGAACACCTTCAGAACAATCTATCTGCTGCCGATGAGCCTGTCGTTCGTCGTGACGGCGAAGTTCTGGGCGTGGATGTACAACCCGGAAATCGGGTTGGTAAACGTCACGCTCCGCCAGTTCGGTCTCGACTTCCTGACGATGCAGTGGATTTCGAACCCCGACACCAAGTTGGCGGCAGTCATCTTCGCGCTCATCTGGCAGTTCTCGGGGTACGCGATGGTCGTGTACCTCGCGGGACTCCGCGCGATTCCGACCTCTCACTACGAGGCCGCGAAGGTGGACGGTGCGAGTACCGTCAAGATGTACTGGCGAGTCATCCTGCCGCAACTTCGCGCGTCCACCATGAGCGCCGCGGTGGTGCTGATGGTGTTCGCGCTCAAGGCGTTCGACTTCCTCTACGTGATGTTCGGCAACAACCCCGGTCCGGCCGCGGACATCCTCGCGACGCTGATGTTCCGGGAGGCGTTCGGGTCGAACAACTGGGCGTACGGGTCCGCCATCGCCATCGTGCTGTTCGGCATGGCGCTGGCCGTGGTGACACCGTACCTCTACAGCGAATACCGACGAGGTGAGCTATGA
- a CDS encoding ABC transporter substrate-binding protein, translating into MTDANEGSDVSRRDYLKVAGAGTIGVTGLAGCMGGGGDGEATTTEDESTTESDGSDEETTTEQATDYNKLEVQHWWTGGDGNKAVTALFEGFKEKHPDIEVNQNPVPGGGGQNLKTVIKKRVLNNDPPSSWQAWPGAHLQPFVDADKLKDIGDSVWSKNGMKSAYKQGPKDAAKPGGKFVTVPLNIHRLNNLFFNKSVVEEAGVDPLSISKPSDVVAAMKKVENNTDAVGMAHQTKSAWSTSQLWAQVLLGEYGKDTYVAFTEGKVEENKEAIKDSLSIVKKYKNYFNDDAGSISWTEANKKIINGEAAFFHQGDWAAGMYRSQDGFEFESEWGQVPFPGTDGIYALNMDSFPFPKNNPSPKATKKFLQYCGSVDAQERFNPKKGSIPPRTDVPKDKFGPFLSRQMDEFANSEAQVKSIEHGLALPPEIKSNYGDAMSTFTSNWNVDKTYEQLKQAFN; encoded by the coding sequence ATGACAGATGCCAACGAAGGTTCCGACGTTTCTCGACGCGACTATCTCAAAGTAGCCGGTGCTGGTACCATCGGTGTCACCGGACTGGCCGGTTGCATGGGTGGCGGCGGCGACGGCGAAGCGACGACGACGGAGGACGAATCGACGACCGAGTCGGACGGGTCCGACGAGGAAACGACGACCGAGCAGGCGACCGACTACAACAAGCTCGAGGTTCAGCACTGGTGGACCGGCGGCGACGGTAACAAGGCCGTGACCGCGCTGTTCGAGGGCTTCAAGGAGAAGCACCCCGACATCGAGGTCAACCAGAATCCCGTCCCCGGCGGTGGCGGTCAGAACCTCAAGACGGTCATCAAGAAGCGGGTGCTGAACAACGACCCGCCGAGTTCGTGGCAGGCGTGGCCCGGCGCGCACCTCCAGCCGTTCGTCGATGCCGACAAACTCAAGGACATCGGCGACTCGGTCTGGTCGAAGAACGGCATGAAGAGCGCGTACAAGCAGGGACCGAAGGACGCCGCCAAGCCCGGCGGGAAGTTCGTCACGGTCCCCCTCAACATCCACCGCCTCAACAACCTCTTCTTCAACAAGAGCGTCGTCGAAGAAGCGGGTGTGGACCCGTTGTCCATCTCGAAACCCAGCGACGTCGTGGCGGCGATGAAGAAGGTCGAGAACAACACCGACGCGGTCGGGATGGCCCACCAGACCAAGTCCGCGTGGTCCACCTCTCAGCTCTGGGCGCAGGTCCTGCTCGGCGAGTACGGGAAGGACACCTACGTCGCCTTCACCGAGGGCAAGGTCGAGGAGAACAAGGAGGCCATCAAGGACTCGCTCAGCATCGTCAAGAAGTACAAGAACTACTTCAACGACGACGCCGGTTCCATCTCGTGGACCGAAGCGAACAAGAAAATCATCAACGGCGAAGCCGCCTTCTTCCACCAGGGCGACTGGGCCGCGGGCATGTACCGCTCGCAGGACGGCTTCGAGTTCGAGTCCGAGTGGGGTCAGGTACCGTTCCCCGGCACCGACGGTATCTACGCGCTCAACATGGACTCGTTCCCCTTCCCGAAGAACAACCCTTCGCCGAAGGCCACGAAGAAGTTCCTGCAGTACTGTGGCTCGGTAGACGCTCAGGAGCGGTTCAACCCCAAGAAGGGGTCCATCCCGCCGCGGACCGACGTCCCCAAGGACAAGTTCGGGCCGTTCCTCAGCCGACAGATGGACGAGTTCGCCAACTCCGAGGCGCAGGTCAAGTCCATCGAACACGGTCTCGCACTCCCGCCGGAAATCAAGAGCAACTACGGCGACGCGATGTCCACGTTCACGTCGAACTGGAACGTAGACAAGACCTACGAGCAGCTGAAGCAGGCGTTTAACTGA